CGCGCAGCTGCGGGAACTGCCCGAGCCAGCCATAGGTCTCCTGCCGGTTGCCGCTGGCCACGGTCATCGCGACCTTGGAGTAATGCGCGGGCGCGTTGGTGTAGGCATCGGTGTAGATCGTCTTGAAGCCCTGGAAGGCCAGATCGACATTTGCGTCGTTCAGGATCATGGGTCGGTTTCCTCTGAGGTTTGAAAGGGTCGGGGTGCGAGCGCACCGGCTTCAACAAGCCTTCGCCGGTGGCGTGTGACAGATCGTTCGGTGGTGTCGAGCGCCTGGGCGATGACGCGCACGCTGCGCCCGGCCTCGAAGTGCCGATAGGCGGTCCAGCGCATCCGCGCGGTGCGGGAGGCAGGACCGAAGGGGATGCTAAGCCGCCCGGCCCCGTAGGTCTTCAGAAGCCAGGTCAGGGCGGCATTGTGGGCGTGCCCCGGCTTCACCTTCACCGGGATGAGAAGGTCCTTGCCACCATGTTGGATAAGGAAGGCGCGCGTCGTTTGCGCACCGACCGCCCGTTCCATGTCGGCGATCATCGGCGGCATGTAGAGGCCGATGCGGCGGCACTCTGCGGCGGTGGGATAAAGAAGCTCTGCAGGTGATGCGATCATGCGCCCGGTGATGCCAGCGCGACCTGCAACCTGTCGCCCCCGACACTTGGCGGGAGGCGCAGCCAGGTGGTCGGAACCCCACCACGGCACATACGACCGGCTCTCCGAAGGGTGTGGCTTGGCTGCGTGGCAGTGATACCAGACCGCGCCGCCCGGTGGAAGCGGGCCGGTGGAGCGGGTGCCTGGGGGGACGTCACTTCCCCCGCAGCTCGGACGGCTGGGTAGACGGGATACTTGACTCAGGCACTCAAACCGTACCCAAATCGCCCGCGCGTCGCAATCCCGGGCTTGGGTGCTGCCGGAACCATGTCTGAGACTTCGATTTAAGGGGTGTTTAAGGGGTGCCTCTGTTTTTCTTGTGGGTATGGGGCCAACCGAGGCAGAAGCCCGTCAGCGGGCCGCTCAGCCGCTCCCATGCAAAAGGGCCGCGCCCGGCGGCACGGCCCCTCTGGTTCGGTTTTGGGGGCGTTCAGGCGGCGCGCGCCTTCATCGCCTTGAGCGCGGTGATGATCTTCGGCGCAGTCGCGGCCGAGAGGAACCGCAGGCTGGAGAGCTTCCAGTACCGCTCAAGCCAGAGGTTCAGCTCCGCCTCCCCGGCCTTGCCCAGGGTATACTCCTGCCAGAGCACGCGGATCAGCTCGATCTGCGCGAAGCTCGCCATGCCGGGCCGGGTGCCATAGCTCGGCCCCTTGGTCCGCAGGGGTGCGAAGCCGCAGAACTCGAAGAAGCCCATCATCGCGTTGAGGCCGTCCTGGTCCAGCTCCTTGGTGCTGGTCACGCCCGCGATCTGGACCAGGGCGGCGCGGAACCCCTCGTCGCTCATGCCGAGCTTGGACTTCGCAACCCAGATCAGCTTTAGCTGGTTTTTCGTGATGGTCATCATGGGTTCCTCATCGTGCTGCGCATGTAGGAGGCGACTTCCGACAGAACCGCGCCTTCGGTCGCGGCGCGTCGTTCGGCGTAGTTGGACAGCAGGTCCAGCAGGAAGATAAGCGTTCCGGGATCGTGGGTGTCCATGTCCGTCACCATGAGCTTGAGCAACTTCAACGCTCCGGCGAACTCGCCGAGCGTGTATTCGACCTCCGCCGCAGCATCGGCCACGGCCTTGGCCCGGTGCGCCCTCAGATGAAAGCTCTCCCATTCGGTCAGGTCGATGTCAGTCATCTGCGCCCCCTTCCGGTTGCCGCACGAAGGTGCCGCGCGCGATGACACGGTGCAACGCGTCCGCCTGGAGATGGGCCTGCTCGGCAACCCGGATAAGCGCCTCGAAGTCCTTGAGGACAGGGTGGTCGCTCGCCAGTTCGGCGCGCAAGGCCTCCAGCATCCGTTTGCCATGGTCCAGCACCCCCAACGGGTAGGCGCACTGAATTTCGAGAACCGGCTGGAGGCCATCTTTCTCCCAGGCGCGCATCGGAATGCAGAAGAGATAAGGGAACTCTTGTGCCTGCTCAGACATGCTTACTTCTCTCCCACCCATCAAAAGCCTCCTTGGCCGGAAAGGCCCAGATAGAGCATTGCTGCCTTCACGTCCGACGCGGCGATCTTGTCAGAGCTGGCGTGTTTTGCCGCCTGGGCCAGAGTGCGCTGCACATCGGCAAGGCCTCCGTACCGTCGCGCCATCACCGAAAGAGCATCGCAGATTGCCGGATCGGTAATGCCGCGCGACCGGACGACAGCCAAAACATCGGGCTTGGGCACCGAGCGGATCACGACGGGCCGCACCATCCGACGCCGCAGCTGCGGCACGGAGCTGATCGTGTCGGCCAAGGAAAGATCGCCGCAGAAGACCACCGAAAAGCAAGCTTCTTCCGCCATCGCGCGCACCCATTCATAGGCGTCGAAGTTGAAGCCGCCGCGCGGGTTGTAGTTCGCGAGGTACTGCGCTTCATCGAAGATGACGACTTGTTCAGCGCCAATCGCGTCCATGATCCGATAGCGGTCTTCGCGCAGTCTCCGACTGTTCGGCGCGCCAAGTTCGAGCCGTTCCATCATCACATTGGCCAGGTCCCAGATACGGCCCTCTCCCGCGACCATTGTGAACATCTGAGCGTTCTTGCTTTCGTGCGTGTAGCGGCGCAGCGTCTCGGACTTTCCGACGCCGGGAACGCCCGCCACCATGGTAAGGGTGCCGGGCTCATCCGCGACCAGCCGAAGGGATCGAAGGATATTGCTGGCCGTCTCCGTCATGACCATGCCCGCCGGTGGCGGGACTGATCCGGGGTTGATCAGTTGCAGATGCTCTGCCATTTTGCTCTCCGTTTAGCTTTGCGGGCTTTCGCCTGCTGGTGAATGGCCAGTGAGGTGTTCCAGCGCCTCACTGGCCCCTTAGGACCCGCACCGGATCGAACCCGGTGACGCGGTCGAATTGCTTCAAAACTTCAGCTTCGTTATCGGTTTCAGGCTTCGGCTTGGCGGCTTTGAGCGGCCCGCCGAAACGCGCGCCCACCACCTTCCCCGGCGCGGGCGGCGGCATGTCGTCCTCCCGTGAGGCGGCGTCCAGGGCGGCCTTGGCTCGGAGATATTCCGCATCCTCCAGGTAGGCGTTTGCCTCCTCGGCCTTGCGCGCCGCATCCCTTGCGGCCTTCCGGTTGCGCGCTGCCTCCCGAATGCCATCGGAGCTGTTGTAATCCCCACGCCTGACCGGCTCGATCTGGTCGCAGATGAAATTTCGCTCCGCATCATAAGCGATTGCCGGTGCGCTCAGATCGTCTGGGTCACGGGCCAGGAGGATCTTCGTTCCGCCCTTGAGGTTCTTCGCGCCGCCGCGCCGGTAGGGTGCCAAGGCCTCTTGCGTTTCCGGCCCGCCATAGGTCCAGTGATCGACCTTGATCTGCGTGTTTCTATCGACCGTCGCAGGCGTCCAGATCAAACCGGCGCGATAGAGCTGGTCCTTAGTCGGATACCGTACCGGACGCCCAAGCTCCGCGCGCTTCGTGAGCCCGTCGCGCAGCACCTGATCGTATGAGCGGCCTTGCGCGCCCTGGTTCCGACGTCCTTCCTCGCGATTGAGACGTCTGACGCCACGGGCCAGCAGTGCCTTGCATTCATCGACCGGGATAGGATTGGTCTCCGAATTGGGTCGGGCACCCGGTTTGTGACCGGTATGCGCACCCTTGAAGTCTGGCCCGTCGTCGTCCGAGCGCGACATGATCGCGTAGAGACGCTCGGCGATCTTCGCCTGCGCATTACCCGGCAGGGCAAACTGCACATCGATCCCCAGGACCTCGCAAATTCCCATCGGCTGGACGCCCTTCGCGACGCCATTGCGAAAGCGATGCGGCGTCCCGCCCGCCACCTTGTGCCCGGCAAAGGCCGAACCGTTATCGGTATAGAGCTTGTCGAATATTCCATGGTTTGCGCAGGCTCGCTTGATCAGCCGCACGGTGGCTGTTGCGTTCTCCGACGGGGCAAGCTCGAAGTCGAGAACCGCGTTTGAGCTGACATCGACCAGCACCAGCATGACCGGGCGCACGGCTTTTCCGTCGCCCCAGTCCACGAACACATCGATTTCGCGACCGTCGAGCGACACCACGTCCAGCGCCAACAGGCTTGTCTTGTCTCGCTGAACCGGGATGGACAGGTTTTTCGCGGTCTCTGCGGTCCCTTGGCGGGCGTGCAGTTTCTGCACCTCGCTCAGCTCCATCCACCGCCTGTAGACGGTGATGTAGGGAGGCACTTTCCAGCCCAGCTCGCGGCCCGCGTCGCGCGTGCGCCGCCAGGCTTCTGCAAGCGGCCATTCCGGAGCCGCGTCCCGGATCTGTGTCAGGAAGAACCGCCAGGCTTCATCAGTGAACTCGGCCCGTTTGGTCGTCCCCTTGTACTCGTCCAGCAGCGCGGGCGCGAAGTTGATCGGATCGATCCCTTCGACGCGGCGTAAAATCTCCCTCAAACAGGGCTTTGAGAGCCCTTTCGCGCCGAACTTCTCATGCACGATCCGCAGCCGGTCCGACCAGCGCACGCCCGGCCCCAACGCCACCAGCACCCGCGCCACCGCCGCCCGCCGCTCCGCCCGGTCCCGCCGCGACGGCGACGCCTCAAAAAACGCCTCATGCGCCGCCGCGTCGTAAGTGCCAGGGGAAAGATGCAAGTGCTCCAGCTCAGCATTCAAAAGGCTAAAACGGAGACAGTCGGGAAGGTCCTGAACCGCTACCAGATACGAATTTTTATAGGGCTCCAACGGAATGTCTTCCCGACGCAACCATTGCAAAGCCCCCTTCTTGCTAGAGGGTACAGGCCCTATGCCGAGCAAGTCGCGTATGCGCATCTTTGATTGCAACCGAGCAAGCCTTCTAGTATCGTTTCATTTGAGGGATACCGTAAATAAATACGGTTATCAACATCTGAATACAGAAAGCCAGCTTTTTGTCTGTTGAGCAAATGAAATCCATCGACCTCTCGAAGCGGCTCAAAGAAGTGATGCTTGATCGAAACTTGACAGTCAGCGATCTCGCAAACGCCGCTGGAGTGTCAAAGAGTTCGATGGAGAAGTACTTGGCAGGGCCGAGTTCACCAAGAGCAACGGCAATTGCCAACTTGTGCGCGGCTTACGAGCTAAGCCCCTCTTGGCTTCTGTTCGGAGTTCAGGAGCACGACGAGGTGGCTGAAGCTATTCAGTTCACAATCTCCGTTCGCGACACGCTTGCGCAACACTTGCCGCGACTGAGTGCTGATCATGCTCTTCTCCGCATACTCACTGAAGAGGAGCCAGGCTCCGAAATTTGGCGTAGAGAGTTAAACAACGACTTCGCTTACCGGGTCGCAAAGCGCGCCTATAAGGACTATGTGGATGCGCGCGCAAAGGCCGGTGTTGTCGTGGGCGAGCCGATAGACGTTTCGCAGTCTCGGGAACCGTGAACCGTTACCAGATCTGGTAACGATCAAGGGCAAATCAGCCTACAACCCCGAACAAAAACGTTTGAAATCATTGAACAATTTCTTCGAGCCCGTGCGCAAACCCGGCTGAATTCGCCGAAACGGCTCAAACCCAGTGAAAACGCCCCCTCCTAACCCCTTGAAATCATTGCGCCCGATTTTTCAGAGGGTTCAAACCTGTTGAAAGCCGTCAGGGCAGCGCCCCCGACATTCCGAACCTTGACCCAAGTCTTCATGCCCGGCATCTTCGGGCAGGAACAAAAAGTGAACAAGCGAGTCGCCCATGTTCGTCGAACTCTGCGCCTTGTCCAATTTCACCTTTCTGACCGGCGCCTCCCATCCCGAAGACTATGCGCAGAAGGCCGCCCTTCTGGGCCTACCCGCCTTTGCCATCGCCGATGTGAATTCCGTGGCCGGAATTGTGCGGGCCCATACGGAACTGAAGGAAATCGCCCGGCAAATCGACTTGTGCGCGACGGC
The Dinoroseobacter shibae DFL 12 = DSM 16493 genome window above contains:
- a CDS encoding helix-turn-helix domain-containing protein; its protein translation is MIASPAELLYPTAAECRRIGLYMPPMIADMERAVGAQTTRAFLIQHGGKDLLIPVKVKPGHAHNAALTWLLKTYGAGRLSIPFGPASRTARMRWTAYRHFEAGRSVRVIAQALDTTERSVTRHRRRLVEAGALAPRPFQTSEETDP
- a CDS encoding regulatory protein GemA gives rise to the protein MTITKNQLKLIWVAKSKLGMSDEGFRAALVQIAGVTSTKELDQDGLNAMMGFFEFCGFAPLRTKGPSYGTRPGMASFAQIELIRVLWQEYTLGKAGEAELNLWLERYWKLSSLRFLSAATAPKIITALKAMKARAA
- a CDS encoding AAA family ATPase codes for the protein MAEHLQLINPGSVPPPAGMVMTETASNILRSLRLVADEPGTLTMVAGVPGVGKSETLRRYTHESKNAQMFTMVAGEGRIWDLANVMMERLELGAPNSRRLREDRYRIMDAIGAEQVVIFDEAQYLANYNPRGGFNFDAYEWVRAMAEEACFSVVFCGDLSLADTISSVPQLRRRMVRPVVIRSVPKPDVLAVVRSRGITDPAICDALSVMARRYGGLADVQRTLAQAAKHASSDKIAASDVKAAMLYLGLSGQGGF
- a CDS encoding transposase domain-containing protein — protein: MQWLRREDIPLEPYKNSYLVAVQDLPDCLRFSLLNAELEHLHLSPGTYDAAAHEAFFEASPSRRDRAERRAAVARVLVALGPGVRWSDRLRIVHEKFGAKGLSKPCLREILRRVEGIDPINFAPALLDEYKGTTKRAEFTDEAWRFFLTQIRDAAPEWPLAEAWRRTRDAGRELGWKVPPYITVYRRWMELSEVQKLHARQGTAETAKNLSIPVQRDKTSLLALDVVSLDGREIDVFVDWGDGKAVRPVMLVLVDVSSNAVLDFELAPSENATATVRLIKRACANHGIFDKLYTDNGSAFAGHKVAGGTPHRFRNGVAKGVQPMGICEVLGIDVQFALPGNAQAKIAERLYAIMSRSDDDGPDFKGAHTGHKPGARPNSETNPIPVDECKALLARGVRRLNREEGRRNQGAQGRSYDQVLRDGLTKRAELGRPVRYPTKDQLYRAGLIWTPATVDRNTQIKVDHWTYGGPETQEALAPYRRGGAKNLKGGTKILLARDPDDLSAPAIAYDAERNFICDQIEPVRRGDYNSSDGIREAARNRKAARDAARKAEEANAYLEDAEYLRAKAALDAASREDDMPPPAPGKVVGARFGGPLKAAKPKPETDNEAEVLKQFDRVTGFDPVRVLRGQ
- a CDS encoding helix-turn-helix domain-containing protein, producing MKSIDLSKRLKEVMLDRNLTVSDLANAAGVSKSSMEKYLAGPSSPRATAIANLCAAYELSPSWLLFGVQEHDEVAEAIQFTISVRDTLAQHLPRLSADHALLRILTEEEPGSEIWRRELNNDFAYRVAKRAYKDYVDARAKAGVVVGEPIDVSQSREP